Below is a genomic region from Halobacterium sp. CBA1132.
AGGACGTCCGCGACCGTGCGCGCGTCCTCCGCGAAGAACTCGTAGAAGTCACCCACCTGCATCGCCAGCAGGTCGGCGTCGGTCCCCGACTTCAGGTCGAGGAACTCATCGACTATCCCCATGACTTGCTCCTCGCTCGCATCGTCGGAACCTCGCCGCGCGACGCCAAGAACCCTCCGGACGTCGCTCGCTCTCCGCCACGCTACTCGTCCCAGAATCGCTCGCGCCCGGTCTCGTAGGCGCCCCACAGCGGGTCCGACTCGGGTTCCGGCAGCGGGTCACCGTCGGCAGTGACGCGCTCGCCGCCCGCTTCCTCGACTACGCCGACCTCCGCGGCCGGAATATCCTCGTCGTCGAGCGCCGCCAGCACCGCGTCCACGCTGTCCGGGTCGACCGTCGCAACGACTGTGCCCTCGCTGGAAGTCGCCCACGGGTCGATGCCGAAGTAGTCGCAGACCTCTCGCACTCCCGCGAGGACGGGCACGCGCTCGCGCTCGACGGCCAGCGAGACGCCGCTGGCGGCCGCGAGTTCGTGGAACGCGTTCGCGAGGCCGCGCTCGGTCGCGTCGTGCATCGCCGTCACCTCTCCCGCAGCGGACGCCGTGAGCGCGTCCCGAACCGGACTGATGTCGTCGAAGCGCTCGCGGGCGGCGTCGGCGGCGTCCCCGCCGATGGGGAGGTCGTCCCCGAACAGCACGCCGAGCACGCCCGTCGACTCGATTGCCGGCCCCTTCGTGACGACGAGTCGGTCGCCCGGTCGCGCTCCCGTCGGCACCACGATGTCCGCGGGGTCGCCGATTGCGAGTGCTGTCGCGCCGCCGACCGTTGGGAACGCACACCCCTCGTAGGTACCCGTGTGGCCGGTCGTCAGGCTCGCGCCCAGTTTCTCGGCCTCTCGGTCGAAGACCTCCCAGATGGCGTCGAACGTCTCCGTGCTCGTGTCCGGCGGGAGGTTGAAGTCCACCGCGAGGTGCGCGGGCGGGAGGCCCGAGAGCGCGGCGTCGCTGACGCAGATGTGGAACGCGAACCACGCCGCCCGCTCCAGCCCGAGGTCCCGGAGCACGAACACGGGGTCGGACGCCATCGCCACCACGCGCTCGCCGACGTCCACGACGCCGAAGTCCGCGCCGTAGGTCGGCCCGAGGCGGACGTCCGCGCGCTCGGCGCCCGTCCGCCCCGCGACGTGCTCCTCGAAGAACCGCCTGCTCGCCTTCCCGGAGTCCATACGCGGCGTTGACTCGCCCGCCACAAGTACCCCCGCGATTTTGCCGCCGCTCGGCACCCCCTGCCGAAAGTCAAAGCCCTTTACGTCGGGGCGACTTACGTGCGGTCAAGGAAGACCATGCAGGGACAGAACCAGCAGCAGGCCTACGACCGCGGTATCACGATTTTCTCGCCGGACGGCCGCCTCTACCAGGTGGAGTACGCGCGGGAAGCCGTCAAGCGAGGCACCGCCAGCATCGGCGTCCGTACCGAGGACGGCGTCGTCCTCGTCGTGGACAAGCGCACGCGCTCGCCGCTGCTCGAAGGCTCCAGCGTCGAGAAACTCCACAAGGTCGACGACCACGTCGGCGCCGCCAGCGCCGGCCACGTCGCCGACGCGCGCAAACTCGTCGACCACGCGCGCCAGCAGTCCCAAGTCGAGCGCGTTCGCTACGACGAACCCATCGGCGTCCGCACGCTCACGAAGGAAGTCACCGACCACATCCAGCAGTACACGCAGGTCGGTGGCGCGCGCCCGTTCGGCGTCGCGCTCCTCGTCGCCGGCGTCTCCGACGGCGAACCCCGTCTCTTCGAGACGGACCCGTCGGGCACCTCCAACGAGTGGAAGGCCGTTGCCATCGGTTCGGACCGCTCGACGATTCAGGAGTTCCTCGAAGACGAGTACGAGACCGACCTCTCCCTCGACGAGGGCGTCGACCTCGCGCTCCGCGCGCTCAGCAAGGGCCGCGACGACGAACTCTCCGCGGAGGGCGTCGGCGTCGCCACCGTGGACGCCGACTCCGAGCTGTTCCGCGAACTCCAGACCGAGGAGACCGCCGAGTACCTCGACGACCTCGAGTAACTCGGAAGCGCCGGCGGAACGCGCCCCACCAGCAGTCCTTTTCCGCACTCGTCCCCTTCATTTCTGCATGAGCACACCGTCGCAGCGGAACGCACAGAAACCGATTCGCGTCGCCGACGGCGACGAACTAGACGACGTTCTCGCCGCCCACGACCGCGTGCTCGTGGACTTCTACACGAAGGGCTGCTCGCTCTGTCAGGCGATCGAGCCCGTACTCGGGAACGTTGCCCGAGAGTTCAACTCTCAGGCAGGCAGTCAGACGCAGTCTGACGACGTAGCGCGCGCGACGGGCATCACGGTGGCGATGGTCAACCCCGGTAACGACATCTCGCTGGTCGACGAGTGGTCGATTACGAGCGCGCCGACGCTCGTCCTCGTGGAGAGCGAGGCGTCGGAGGCGCCTCAGGGAGACGGCGAAGCCGTCGACTACGAAGAAATCGCGCGGCTCGCTGACGGCTTCAAGGGCGGCGACGACATCGAGGCGTTCCTCGACGAACACCTCGACTGAGTTAGTCGCGCGGCTCGCTGACGGCTTCAAGGGCGGCGACGTTCGGAAGACGACGAAGTCGTCTTCCGCAGCCCATCAGAACGCGAAGCGTTCTGAGGACGACATCGAGGCGTTCCTGGACGCGAACCTCGACTAGTCGTCGGCCGCCGCGCCGTCGGGGGTGTCGCGCTCGTCGACGTCCGGGAGGTGTGGGTCGCGGTTCGGGTTCCGACCGAACGCCGGTAGTCCGTCGGGCAACTGTTCTTTCAGCACGCGACGCAGCCGATTCAGGCTGGTCTGGTCGAGGCCGTAGCGCTCGTAGAGGTCGGTGAACGCTGGCTCGTCGGTGATGTCGTGGCTGCGGTACCGCTCGTAGAGGTCGCTCATGCGCTCCTGCGAGAGGTCGCCGGCGTCGAGGCTGTCGAGGCCGAGGTACTGCCGGCGGTCGACGTCGACGACGTGGCGGATGACCACGAGTGCGACCTTCTCGATGGCGCGCTGGCTGCCGAACTCCGTGAGGTCGATCTCGCTCATCACGCCGAGCGCGACGTCGCGCTGCCACGGCGTCACGTCCACCGCGTTGCACAGCGCCTGCGTCGTGCGCAGTCGGTCGAGGTAGTGCGTGCGGCGGCTGTGACCCTCGGTCGCGGTGTGGCGCTCCTCGTGGAGCCGTCGGATGCTCTCCGAGAGGTCCGCGTCCGGCGACTCCGCGCGCCCGATGACGGTCGCGCTCGGGGAGACGACGCCCCACTTGCGGACCGTCGTGTCCCGCTGGGCTTCCGCCCGCGAGAGCGCGCCCGAGCCCGGTCGGTGTTCGACGCGGCGCTCGTCCCGGGTCTCCCAGCGAATCCGGTCGCCGCCGTCAGCGCTCATTAGCGGTACCTGTGGCCTCGCGTCGTTTAAACTCTCGGCTGGCGGCGCTACCGCTGGGGAACGTAGTCCGCTGAGAAGTCCTTCGTATCTACCCCTTGTCGCCAGAACTACTTAAAGAGACTCGCGCGCCCTCGGTGCGCGGTCGGCCGGACCGCGCTTACTCCCCTTCGACGAGCCGGCGGAGCTGGGACGGCGGGACGGCGCCGCGCGCGCCGTAGCCGTCGTACGCGAACGTCGGAACGCCCGTGACGCCGTGTTCTTGGGCTTCCCGGAACTTCGCGCGGAGTTCGTCGTGGTACTGCTCGCTCTCCACGACCTCCCGAATCTCCTCGGGGTCGAGGCCGACGTCCTCGGCGATGTCCGCGAGCACGTCGACGTCGCCGATGTCGCGGCCCTCCTCCCAGAGCGCCTCGAAGATGGCGACGTCGAAGTCCAGCCACTGCTCGGGGTGCTCGTCGCTGACGTACAGCGACGCGGCCTGCGCGTCCAGCGAGTCGACCTCGCGGGAGAAGTCCATCTGCATGTCGTCGGCGCCGTACTCGTCGCGGAGGCGCTCGACGTTCTCGCGCGCCTTCTCGAAGTACTCGTCGTCCTTGCCGTCGTCGACGTCGTGGTCGATTTCGCCGTCCGGCCCGCGCTTCTGCGCGCGCAGGTCGAAGGGCTGCCAGTCGATGTCGAGTTCCTCCTCGCGCTCTGCCTGGTACTCCGACAGCGACTGCCGCCCGAGGTAGCAGAACGGGCAGACGTAGTCGGAGTACACGGTGATTTTGTCGGCGTCGCTCATCACTACTCGATAGGACGCGCACGCCGAAAAGGTCCCTGCTGGCGGGGGTTCCCGCTGGAGCCACGACGACCGACGAGCCACCGGCTCTGCAGTCGGTGTCTCTGAGAAGTCCTTCGTATCTATCCCTTGTCGCCAGAACCACTTAAAGAGAGTCGGCATCAGCCACGCCGACGACCGCTCACGGGAACGACGGCACCGTAGCTACGTGGCGTAGCACGCTGAGAAGCTCTTCGTATCTATCCGTTGTCGCCAGAGATACTTAAAGCGAGAGCGGGTCGTCGGCGCGCACTCCGCGGAGAAGATGTTCGGCGAAACGCCTTCTGCCGTCCGCCGGCACCGTCCACGTGCGAGGCTGGTGTCCCCTCGTGGCGGGTCCGCCGCGACGGCCAGCCCGCAGTGGTCTGACGCAACCGATGGCGAGTGCTCCACGCTCGCTGCTGGCCGGGACCGCCGGCCAGGTGGTTTTTCGATGCGTCCAGCCCAAGCACCCAAGTCGTCGCCGTCGGTAGCGCTTCTCGTGCCCGAACGCGCAGCGTTCCCCGGCCGCTTCCAGCCGTTCCACGTCGGCCACTACCGGACGGTCCGCCGGCTCCGCCGCGAGTACGACCTCGTCGTCGCCATCGGCAGCCCGCAGAAAGCCCGGACGCCGCGCAATCCGCTCACCGCCGCCGAACGCGAGCACGTGATTCGCGAGTGCTTCCCGGACCTCGACCTCGTGCGCGTCCGCGACGAGGACCGCGGCGAAGCCGGCTATCCCGACTGGGGCCAGCGCCTCGTCGCGCGCACGAACGCCGACGTCGTCATCACGGGCAACGAGACGGTCGCCGACATCGTCCGCGAGTACACCGACGCGCGCGTCGAAGCCCAGCGCATGCACGAGCCCGACCGCTACTCCGGCACCGAAATCCGCCGCCGCATCCGCGAGGGCGAGCCGTGGCGCGACCTCGTACCGGACTGCTGCGAGGACCGCGT
It encodes:
- a CDS encoding AIR synthase family protein, which codes for MDSGKASRRFFEEHVAGRTGAERADVRLGPTYGADFGVVDVGERVVAMASDPVFVLRDLGLERAAWFAFHICVSDAALSGLPPAHLAVDFNLPPDTSTETFDAIWEVFDREAEKLGASLTTGHTGTYEGCAFPTVGGATALAIGDPADIVVPTGARPGDRLVVTKGPAIESTGVLGVLFGDDLPIGGDAADAARERFDDISPVRDALTASAAGEVTAMHDATERGLANAFHELAAASGVSLAVERERVPVLAGVREVCDYFGIDPWATSSEGTVVATVDPDSVDAVLAALDDEDIPAAEVGVVEEAGGERVTADGDPLPEPESDPLWGAYETGRERFWDE
- a CDS encoding DsbA family protein gives rise to the protein MSDADKITVYSDYVCPFCYLGRQSLSEYQAEREEELDIDWQPFDLRAQKRGPDGEIDHDVDDGKDDEYFEKARENVERLRDEYGADDMQMDFSREVDSLDAQAASLYVSDEHPEQWLDFDVAIFEALWEEGRDIGDVDVLADIAEDVGLDPEEIREVVESEQYHDELRAKFREAQEHGVTGVPTFAYDGYGARGAVPPSQLRRLVEGE
- a CDS encoding co-chaperone YbbN; the protein is MSTPSQRNAQKPIRVADGDELDDVLAAHDRVLVDFYTKGCSLCQAIEPVLGNVAREFNSQAGSQTQSDDVARATGITVAMVNPGNDISLVDEWSITSAPTLVLVESEASEAPQGDGEAVDYEEIARLADGFKGGDDIEAFLDEHLD
- a CDS encoding adenylyltransferase/cytidyltransferase family protein, with amino-acid sequence MPERAAFPGRFQPFHVGHYRTVRRLRREYDLVVAIGSPQKARTPRNPLTAAEREHVIRECFPDLDLVRVRDEDRGEAGYPDWGQRLVARTNADVVITGNETVADIVREYTDARVEAQRMHEPDRYSGTEIRRRIREGEPWRDLVPDCCEDRVATYAPVVAEAGENAE
- the psmA gene encoding archaeal proteasome endopeptidase complex subunit alpha; protein product: MQGQNQQQAYDRGITIFSPDGRLYQVEYAREAVKRGTASIGVRTEDGVVLVVDKRTRSPLLEGSSVEKLHKVDDHVGAASAGHVADARKLVDHARQQSQVERVRYDEPIGVRTLTKEVTDHIQQYTQVGGARPFGVALLVAGVSDGEPRLFETDPSGTSNEWKAVAIGSDRSTIQEFLEDEYETDLSLDEGVDLALRALSKGRDDELSAEGVGVATVDADSELFRELQTEETAEYLDDLE